The following coding sequences are from one Pseudonocardia sp. HH130630-07 window:
- a CDS encoding acyltransferase domain-containing protein has product MTAAATAPVRDWLATLTGDDPRSALAWDPGPLPAAQARDRLGPLGVPEEDRAAVLATLPDPRHDPDRWRALCGCLRTLFSGPPGREPDWPDAPAGLGAAGRYFYVHLCLLALPAARDRQHGAGVTDDVADATFADVGAKMTMYRRAHGTGGFDRQRWVVRHLRGTLHRFGRLQFERARFAAAAVGGPAGPAGPADGDPVLAVHIPGDGPMRPGDCDDSFRAAHAAVAAEPPAARPRFATCSSWLLDDQLAEYLRPDSNIVDFQRRFTPVGRSAAGDADILEFVLDIPPGRAFPAHPPQDTALQRAIVGHRRAGRTWRVAHGWVPLGPAAGAGARFSSR; this is encoded by the coding sequence ATGACCGCCGCCGCGACCGCGCCGGTGCGGGACTGGCTCGCGACGCTGACCGGGGACGACCCGCGGTCCGCACTCGCCTGGGACCCCGGCCCGCTCCCGGCGGCGCAGGCCCGCGACCGGCTCGGACCGCTCGGGGTACCGGAGGAGGACCGGGCCGCGGTACTGGCGACCCTGCCGGACCCGCGGCACGACCCCGACCGGTGGCGGGCCCTGTGCGGGTGCCTGCGGACGCTGTTCTCCGGGCCGCCGGGACGCGAGCCGGACTGGCCCGACGCCCCGGCCGGGCTCGGCGCCGCCGGCCGCTACTTCTACGTCCACCTCTGCCTGCTGGCCCTTCCGGCCGCGCGGGACCGGCAGCACGGGGCCGGCGTCACCGACGACGTCGCGGACGCCACGTTCGCCGACGTCGGCGCGAAGATGACCATGTACCGGCGGGCGCACGGGACCGGCGGGTTCGACCGGCAGCGCTGGGTCGTCCGGCACCTGCGGGGCACGCTGCACCGCTTCGGGCGCCTGCAGTTCGAGCGCGCCCGCTTCGCCGCGGCGGCGGTCGGCGGCCCGGCCGGGCCCGCCGGGCCCGCCGACGGCGACCCGGTACTGGCGGTGCACATACCCGGCGACGGGCCGATGCGTCCCGGGGACTGCGACGACTCGTTCCGGGCCGCGCACGCCGCCGTGGCCGCCGAGCCGCCCGCCGCCCGCCCCCGGTTCGCCACCTGCAGCTCGTGGCTGCTCGACGACCAGCTCGCGGAGTACCTGCGCCCGGACAGCAACATCGTCGACTTCCAGCGCCGGTTCACCCCGGTCGGCCGGTCCGCCGCGGGGGACGCCGACATCCTGGAGTTCGTCCTCGACATCCCACCCGGCCGGGCGTTCCCGGCGCACCCGCCGCAGGACACCGCGCTGCAGCGTGCGATCGTCGGGCACCGCCGGGCGGGGCGGACGTGGCGGGTGGCGCACGGGTGGGTGCCGCTCGGGCCCGCGGCGGGCGCGGGCGCCCGGTTCAGCAGCCGGTGA
- a CDS encoding SGNH/GDSL hydrolase family protein, with protein sequence MTTTARLIALLTCALLTTAACADRTAGPAEGAAGAGGPETVLLLGDSVAEGLALPLGAALDAAGAGFESLAADGGGNVVGPFADRHWPELPGRIAAAAPTVVVYQVTTYDWGTPQEQRDAYQRLADTVSGTGAVLALVTAPPIRPDDFYAPHMGELAATRDAVLSVADGSGGRVVALDAETVWGPAYQQTRDGLPDRSADGIHACQQGAARFATWLVEKLAVVRPGIVPAAPEQWANAGWSADPRFTGC encoded by the coding sequence GTGACCACGACCGCGAGACTCATCGCCCTGCTGACCTGTGCACTCCTGACGACCGCGGCCTGCGCCGACCGGACCGCCGGACCGGCGGAGGGGGCGGCCGGCGCCGGCGGACCGGAGACGGTGCTGCTGCTCGGCGACTCGGTGGCCGAGGGACTGGCCCTCCCGCTGGGCGCCGCGCTGGACGCCGCCGGGGCGGGGTTCGAGTCCCTCGCCGCCGACGGGGGCGGCAACGTCGTCGGACCGTTCGCCGACCGGCACTGGCCGGAGCTGCCCGGCCGGATCGCCGCCGCCGCACCGACGGTCGTCGTCTACCAGGTCACGACCTACGACTGGGGCACCCCGCAGGAACAGCGGGACGCCTACCAGCGGCTGGCCGACACGGTGTCGGGGACCGGGGCCGTGCTCGCGCTGGTCACGGCGCCGCCGATCCGGCCCGACGACTTCTACGCCCCGCACATGGGCGAGCTGGCCGCGACCCGCGACGCCGTCCTGTCCGTCGCCGACGGATCCGGTGGCCGGGTCGTCGCCCTCGACGCCGAGACGGTCTGGGGCCCGGCCTACCAGCAGACCCGGGACGGGCTGCCCGATCGCAGCGCCGACGGCATCCACGCCTGCCAGCAGGGCGCGGCCCGGTTCGCCACCTGGCTCGTCGAGAAGCTCGCCGTGGTCCGGCCGGGGATCGTCCCGGCCGCCCCCGAGCAGTGGGCGAACGCGGGCTGGTCCGCCGACCCGCGGTTCACCGGCTGCTGA
- a CDS encoding response regulator transcription factor — protein sequence MAAVLLIEDDPLVRRGLELALSRLGHGVQLAGTGEDGLREFGARRPDLVVLDLMLPGMDGFEVCRRIRAAGETPVIMLTARGEDTDVVGGLAAGADDFVVKPARPAVLDARIRAVLRRAGTTPADGAVHVHRDLRVDTASLAVSVRDEPVALTPTELRLLLTLLRAPGRVFSRRQLLQEVWEHDYLGDSRLVDNSVQRLRAKIETVPAEPEYVQTVRGFGYRFGPV from the coding sequence GTGGCCGCGGTACTGCTGATCGAGGACGACCCGCTGGTGCGGCGTGGTCTCGAACTCGCGCTGAGCCGCCTGGGCCACGGCGTCCAGCTGGCGGGGACCGGCGAGGACGGGCTGCGGGAGTTCGGCGCGCGCCGCCCCGACCTGGTGGTGCTCGACCTGATGCTGCCCGGGATGGACGGGTTCGAGGTCTGCCGGCGGATCAGGGCGGCCGGGGAGACCCCGGTGATCATGCTGACGGCCCGCGGCGAGGACACCGACGTCGTCGGGGGCCTGGCCGCCGGGGCGGACGACTTCGTGGTCAAGCCGGCCCGGCCCGCCGTGCTCGACGCGCGCATCCGCGCCGTGCTGCGGCGGGCCGGTACCACCCCCGCCGACGGCGCCGTGCACGTCCACCGGGACCTGCGGGTCGACACCGCCTCGCTGGCGGTGTCGGTGCGCGACGAGCCGGTGGCGCTGACCCCCACCGAGCTGCGGCTGCTGCTGACCCTGCTGCGGGCACCGGGCCGGGTGTTCAGCCGGCGCCAGTTGCTGCAGGAGGTGTGGGAGCACGACTACCTCGGCGACTCGCGCCTGGTCGACAACAGCGTGCAACGGCTGCGGGCCAAGATCGAGACCGTCCCGGCGGAGCCGGAGTACGTCCAGACCGTGCGGGGGTTCGGCTATCGCTTCGGGCCGGTGTGA
- a CDS encoding sensor histidine kinase produces the protein MLVTVAGAGAAAWAAAGAAGAALTGSLQSGLVTDVGSSVAALAPTLTFPPDRDALDRLRTAVGPDALVVAGDRESAGGAAGRVVTDALRAGVRGGDRTLTERVVDGGRPWLVIGVPVVRTGLDGARTASGVEVYAARDLTAVDTEVGGVAGAAAGAAALTVPFAVVLAVLAAGSVLRPVRDLRDTARRLTAGDLTARAAPTGADELADLARTVDEMASSLQASMATMERMQDDARRFAADVSHELRTPLSTLTAVADVLDAAAADLPPDGRESVQLAVTEIQRLVRLVEDLMEISRLDAGTATLRREPVDVAEAVGESLRARGWAAEVELVAPPGPPLLLDRRRLDVIVANLVGNALRHGAPPVVVRVGGDADRLLVEVVDHGPGLADDVLPQVFDRFFKADPARGRTPGSGLGLGIARENARLHGGDLTVGTAGARGTRFVLWLPREAGDR, from the coding sequence GTGCTGGTGACGGTGGCCGGTGCCGGTGCGGCGGCGTGGGCGGCGGCCGGTGCGGCCGGTGCGGCGCTGACCGGGTCGTTGCAGAGCGGGCTGGTCACCGACGTCGGCTCCTCGGTCGCCGCCCTCGCCCCGACCCTGACCTTCCCGCCCGACCGGGACGCGCTGGACCGGCTCCGGACGGCGGTGGGCCCGGACGCGCTCGTCGTCGCCGGGGACCGGGAGTCCGCGGGTGGGGCCGCCGGCCGGGTCGTCACCGACGCCCTGCGCGCCGGGGTCCGGGGCGGCGACCGCACGCTCACCGAGCGGGTCGTCGACGGCGGACGGCCGTGGCTGGTGATCGGCGTCCCGGTCGTGCGGACCGGCCTGGACGGTGCCCGGACGGCCTCCGGCGTCGAGGTCTACGCCGCGCGCGATCTCACCGCCGTCGACACCGAGGTCGGCGGCGTCGCCGGTGCCGCGGCCGGTGCCGCGGCGCTGACCGTGCCGTTCGCCGTGGTCCTCGCGGTGCTCGCCGCCGGGAGCGTGCTGCGGCCGGTCCGCGACCTGCGGGACACCGCCCGGCGGCTCACGGCCGGTGACCTCACCGCGCGGGCCGCCCCGACCGGTGCCGACGAGCTGGCCGACCTCGCCCGGACCGTGGACGAGATGGCAAGCTCGCTGCAGGCGTCGATGGCCACGATGGAACGGATGCAGGACGACGCGCGCCGCTTCGCCGCCGACGTCTCGCACGAGCTGCGCACCCCGCTCTCGACGCTGACGGCGGTCGCCGACGTGCTGGACGCCGCGGCCGCCGACCTGCCGCCCGACGGCCGCGAGTCCGTGCAGCTCGCCGTGACCGAGATCCAGCGGCTGGTCCGGCTGGTGGAGGACCTCATGGAGATCTCGCGCCTCGACGCCGGGACCGCCACCCTGCGCCGGGAACCGGTGGACGTGGCCGAGGCGGTGGGCGAGAGCCTGCGCGCCCGGGGCTGGGCCGCGGAGGTCGAGCTCGTCGCCCCGCCGGGGCCGCCGCTGCTGCTCGACCGTCGCCGGCTGGACGTGATCGTGGCCAACCTCGTCGGCAACGCGCTGCGGCACGGGGCCCCGCCGGTCGTCGTACGGGTGGGCGGGGATGCGGACCGGCTGCTGGTCGAGGTCGTCGATCACGGGCCCGGTCTTGCCGACGACGTGCTCCCGCAGGTGTTCGACCGGTTCTTCAAGGCCGACCCGGCCCGTGGCCGCACCCCGGGCAGCGGCCTCGGCCTCGGGATCGCCCGGGAGAACGCCCGCCTGCACGGTGGCGACCTGACGGTGGGGACGGCCGGGGCCCGCGGGACGCGCTTCGTGCTGTGGCTGCCGCGCGAGGCGGGGGACCGGTGA
- a CDS encoding acyltransferase family protein has translation MPATTHSAAAPPVTSTNRSAALDGLRGVAVLGVLAFHTGLLPGGFLGVDLFFALSGYLITDLLLREVAATGTVSLRAFWGRRTRRLLPATAVLLLVTGAGTVLFGPPDLARSTLSDGPWVQLNLQNWHLLAESASYWDRFGQQRVFEHLWSVAVEEQFYLAWPLLVVLLARGADRAGSRVLLAAALLSLGSVVLMAVLADPVDPTRVHTGTDTRAFSLLVGAAAATGPVRAFLARLPGRWPGGSAAAAAAGIAAALLLVDGERAPLLFTGGLALFSVAAALLIALCVQAPRSWVARLLAVRPLTGAGRISYALYLWHWPVIVLLPGGPGDPLWTVTVCAVSVGAAILSTVLVEDPVRFRAGWARGRSGLAAVVTVTIGLAVLWAVLWVVLPAPPPVVVDVSRLG, from the coding sequence GTGCCCGCAACCACGCATTCCGCCGCCGCGCCGCCGGTGACCTCCACGAACCGGTCCGCGGCGCTGGACGGGCTCCGCGGTGTCGCGGTGCTGGGTGTGCTGGCGTTCCACACCGGCCTGCTGCCCGGTGGGTTCCTGGGCGTCGACCTGTTCTTCGCGCTCTCCGGCTACCTCATCACCGACCTGCTGCTGCGGGAGGTCGCCGCGACCGGGACCGTGTCGTTGCGGGCGTTCTGGGGCCGCCGGACCCGCAGGCTGCTGCCGGCCACGGCGGTGCTGCTGCTCGTCACCGGGGCGGGCACCGTCCTGTTCGGCCCGCCGGACCTGGCGCGCTCGACCCTGTCCGACGGCCCGTGGGTCCAGCTGAACCTGCAGAACTGGCACCTGCTCGCCGAGTCGGCGAGCTACTGGGACCGGTTCGGGCAGCAGCGGGTGTTCGAGCACCTGTGGAGCGTCGCCGTCGAGGAGCAGTTCTACCTCGCGTGGCCGCTGCTGGTGGTGTTGCTCGCACGCGGGGCGGACCGGGCAGGGAGCCGCGTGCTCCTGGCCGCAGCGCTGCTGTCGCTCGGCTCGGTGGTGCTGATGGCGGTGCTGGCCGACCCGGTCGATCCGACCCGGGTCCACACCGGCACCGACACCCGGGCGTTCTCGCTGCTCGTCGGCGCGGCCGCGGCCACCGGCCCGGTGCGGGCGTTCCTCGCCCGTCTCCCCGGACGGTGGCCCGGCGGGTCGGCGGCGGCCGCGGCCGCCGGGATCGCGGCGGCGCTGCTGCTCGTCGACGGGGAACGGGCACCGCTGCTGTTCACCGGCGGTCTCGCCCTGTTCTCGGTCGCGGCGGCCCTGCTGATCGCGCTCTGCGTGCAGGCACCGCGGTCGTGGGTGGCCCGCCTGCTCGCCGTGCGGCCGCTGACCGGGGCGGGCCGGATCTCCTACGCCCTCTACCTGTGGCACTGGCCGGTGATCGTGCTGCTCCCGGGCGGCCCGGGGGACCCACTGTGGACGGTCACGGTGTGCGCGGTCTCGGTCGGGGCGGCCATCCTGTCGACCGTGCTGGTCGAGGACCCGGTCCGGTTCCGCGCGGGCTGGGCCCGCGGGCGGAGCGGTCTCGCCGCCGTGGTCACGGTGACGATCGGGCTGGCCGTGCTGTGGGCGGTGTTGTGGGTGGTGCTGCCCGCCCCGCCGCCGGTGGTGGTGGACGTCTCCCGGCTGGGCTGA
- a CDS encoding SDR family oxidoreductase: MSIAVSGASGALGRATAELLLDRVDPGELVLTTRRPEALADLAGRGARVRAADFDDPASLVEALHGVEKLLLVSTDAVGRRVPQHRAAIEAAERAGVGHVVYTSVPSPGPDNPALVVPDHLGTEAALRESSVAWTFLRNNLYSHLQEPTVAAAARTGRLTTNGGTGGAAYVDRRDCAAVAAAVLTQDGHEGRAYDVTGPDAVTAADLARIAGEIAGSEVSVADLDDAAFERHLLAAGLPEVLAQLTVSFGAATRLGYLGTVTDTVQRLTGVAPRAAGDLLRAATVS; encoded by the coding sequence GTGAGCATCGCCGTCTCCGGAGCCTCCGGCGCACTCGGCCGGGCGACCGCCGAACTGCTCCTCGACCGGGTCGACCCGGGCGAACTCGTCCTCACCACCCGCCGGCCCGAGGCACTCGCCGACCTCGCCGGGCGCGGCGCGCGGGTCCGTGCGGCCGACTTCGACGACCCCGCCTCGCTCGTCGAGGCACTGCACGGGGTGGAGAAGCTGCTCCTGGTCTCCACCGACGCGGTCGGCCGCCGGGTGCCCCAGCACCGGGCCGCGATCGAGGCGGCGGAGCGGGCCGGGGTCGGGCACGTGGTCTACACCTCGGTGCCCTCCCCCGGGCCGGACAACCCCGCGCTCGTCGTCCCCGACCACCTGGGCACCGAGGCCGCGCTCCGCGAGTCGTCGGTGGCCTGGACCTTCCTGCGCAACAACCTCTACAGCCACCTGCAGGAACCGACGGTCGCCGCCGCGGCCCGCACCGGGCGGCTCACGACCAACGGCGGGACCGGCGGGGCGGCCTACGTCGACCGCCGGGACTGCGCCGCCGTCGCCGCCGCCGTGCTGACCCAGGACGGCCACGAGGGCCGGGCGTACGACGTGACCGGGCCGGACGCCGTCACCGCCGCGGACCTGGCCCGGATCGCCGGGGAGATCGCCGGCTCCGAGGTGTCCGTGGCCGACCTCGACGACGCCGCGTTCGAACGGCACCTGCTGGCCGCCGGCCTGCCCGAGGTGCTCGCACAGCTGACGGTGTCCTTCGGTGCGGCCACCCGGCTCGGGTACCTGGGCACCGTCACCGACACGGTGCAGCGGCTGACCGGGGTCGCGCCCCGGGCCGCCGGGGACCTGCTGCGGGCGGCCACCGTGAGCTGA
- a CDS encoding RrF2 family transcriptional regulator, whose protein sequence is MAGSTSTRFAVAVHVLTYLAGVRDRPVSSDELSASTNVNAVHVRRVLGPLRDAGIVRSRSGPGGGWELAAGPCDLTLATVWRLVADDQPVLGLHGPDPACPVGRTVRDTLRDLDDSLAAVVVAELERRTVGGVLADLVADTGAERPRGPGECPG, encoded by the coding sequence ATGGCGGGGTCGACGAGCACACGGTTCGCGGTGGCCGTGCACGTCCTGACCTATCTGGCCGGGGTGCGCGACCGGCCGGTCAGCTCCGACGAGCTGTCGGCCAGCACGAACGTGAACGCCGTGCACGTGCGCCGGGTGCTGGGCCCGCTGCGGGACGCGGGGATCGTGCGGTCCCGCTCCGGTCCGGGCGGGGGATGGGAGCTGGCGGCCGGGCCCTGCGACCTGACCCTCGCCACGGTCTGGCGGTTGGTGGCCGACGACCAGCCGGTGCTGGGCCTGCACGGGCCGGACCCGGCATGTCCGGTGGGCCGGACGGTCCGGGACACGCTGCGGGACCTCGACGACTCGCTGGCCGCGGTCGTCGTCGCCGAGCTGGAACGGCGGACGGTGGGGGGCGTGCTCGCCGACCTGGTGGCGGACACCGGGGCGGAGCGGCCCCGCGGGCCCGGGGAGTGCCCCGGCTGA